The Chanodichthys erythropterus isolate Z2021 chromosome 1, ASM2448905v1, whole genome shotgun sequence genome segment TTTAAAGCATTTTACCATACACTAACATTAAAAAGTtcagggtcagtaagattttttaaaacgctcaccaaggctgcatttcttattatcatcaatattgaaaacagttttgctgcttaatatttttatggaaaccatgtcttttttaaagaaatcttaCTGAATCCAAACTTTTTTGGTAGAGTGTATAAAAAGATTTCCCCTGCAATCAGTAaagaaaatgtgtgtttttatgtggggtgtattttttctttatatccacctcatttttaatgtaagagCATAAGAACTTGAATGTACGAGGCTTCCAGAGTTATTCATTTGCAATTATTTTACCTGTACAGAAACAGTCCGCTATGCTGCTTTATATCACAAACTAGTATTTATTAtcacattaatttaatttattatcattattataaacATGCTAGTTCAAAGCACAAATAGTTTTACCATTTACTGCGTTTTCTGTTTTTGTAGTTAGCGGCTAATAGATCGTAAGTTATGGATACATTATGGTTCCACCGTGAATCAAGTAGTTGTGAGTTCTGTTAAACAGCTGTCATGTTTGTTGTCTTCTATAGGCCAAGAACTATTCTGAAGCTCTGCAGTGGTATAACTACTCACTGAGTTTCTACAAAGCAGGTGAGTTGGATCCCAACCTCGCTAAGCTGCAAAGAAACCGATCCTCCTGTTTCCTGCAGCTGCAACAACTTGACAAGGTAGATGGCAAAATAATGAAGGACATCTCATTACATGCACAAAAGTTTGTGTTCAGTACATGCATGTTTGTTGTAAAATTGGCACATTATTCAAATCTTGTTGAAGGCCAAAGAGGCTGTAGAAGAGGCAACAAGGATTGATCCAAACAACATTTTCACACAGTTCAACATCTACAAGATCGCTGTCCTGATGAACAATGCTGAGAAAGGTAATGGAAATGATAAAAATTAAGTGTCTCAATGTAAAATAGCCAGGGTTCAAATAATTATGCACACCCTATAAATATTAGGGAGCCTGAAAAGGTCATGTAAATTAATGAAATCTTAAATTCTTCTGGAATTAATCTGGTGCAAATTGATCTTTGTACATATTTAGAATacctgttttttatttattttaatttattttttcatttgtacAATATGTATAATCATACTTATGATACCTAACATACactacaattcaaaagtttggggccaaacttttttaacttttttaaaaggtggtaaatatatatatataatgttatacatttctatttataaacaaatgctgttcttttgaattttctattcatcaaagaatcctgaaaaaaatgtatcatggtttcaaaaaatattaagtagtacaactgctttcaacattaataataataataataataaatgtttcttgagcatcaaatcagcatgttagaatgatttctgaaggatcatgtgacactgaaaactggagtaatggtgctgaaaattatatattaaaatagaaatcaatgaaatgaaataaaaaaatatcctaaCCACcctaaacatttgaacagtagtatataAATGGAAGTTAGACCCAGAAATCActataaaatgatttttgatgTAAATGTCTGTCTGTAATGTGTGTGAATAAGCTGCTGTGGCTCTGAGAGAGATTGGCGCTCTGGCTCAGACTCCAGTCACCAGTGAGGACAGACTGCTAGTGACCGAGAACGCTGCAGCAAACCTCCTCAGCCTGGCAGTGCAGATCGCCCTTGAGGTTGATTATATTATACCAGATGAGACTTTTCTCTCGCTATTGATCCTTTATATTCCTCCACAATAATGGTTCAAGACAGCAGTAACTGTGAATTTGGGGAGGTTAATATGCCACATAATTGCTGATACCTCCGATGTACTTCATCAATGATTTTTCACCACAGCATGAGCAGCAGGAAACAGCCATCAAAGCCCTAGAGAGTCTGTGTGAACACTCACAAGATGTTGCTCAAATCCTCACTGCCTTGAGGTCAGTCACACATTCACTGTGAGCTTTATATCAGTGAGCACAACTATCAAGTATCTCTGCTACAGAAACATCATCTTTCTTCCTTAGGTGTTTAGTACGACTTGTTCTTTCAACAATGGAAAACACCAGTGAGGAAAACAGGTTAGTGGATCAATGGTGCAGAAATCTGACATTCAGCAAAGCTGCGCCTCTGTACGTCACACTCTTATCTGTTATTAAAACAGGAATGCCAATTTGGATACCCTCTTGTCATACCTAAGGACAGGTATGTTTAACCATAATCTTTCATTGCAGTCTGTTATTTTTCTCTGCATTGATTTATGCATATTCCATTTACAGCTCTTCAGAAAGTATCCCAAATCAGCCGTAATCAAGGAGGCCAGGGAGCAGAAGAGGCCAACTGGTTCAGGAGAATCGGTGCTTATTAAACCTCCAACTGTTGAGACACATTTGACTATTTGGTGGCTCTGTTTGATTGGTTGTGTATGTGTTGTCTCTCAGCGTGGAACTCAGCCCTGCAGTGTGAGCACAGTCCTATGAGGATGAGGGATTTCTTTCTTCTCTCCTTCCAGGTAAGTTCAAGTACAGTTTCTCTTAGAAGCTGTAGGCTAGTTCCTAATCATCTTAAGATGAATCCACATGCTGACACTGCAGCTTTAGTTGGGTGTAGTTAAAGTGTGATGTCTGATGTGCTGTCTGTCTGAGCAGCTGTCACAGCTGTGTGTCCCAGACCGAGCTGTGTTGATGGGGCAGAAGACGTGTCTGCTGATGGCTGTTGCTGCCTCTCTGGAGATCTGCAGGAGCTCTGATCACACTGAGCAACAGGTGGATCACACATTCATTTTTAGCAGTTCATCATTTTCACCTGACTAAACATTAACCAGTAGGTGAGAGGCATTTTGCTTGCTTTGTAAGGACATGATGGAAAATGTTAGGATTACAAAAAACTCTTTTTAACCAGTGACTTTTCCAGTTGTTCATGACATACAGGTTAAGGACTGGGAAAATaaggatttaatatatatatatatatatatatatatatatatatatatatatatatatatatatatatatatatatatatatactgtcaaaccaaaccaaaaattattcagacttttttgatatatttttactagtgggtacAGGACATATGTGAGTgaagatagcaaaataaagtaaactgtgacatattatacccaaaaattcttcatacagtggactaccagtaaagtAGATAAATATTTGGAACCCAAAAAATTTCTGACACTTTGACCTgtccatgttttgcttaaatgttatctgacataattacatttttgcAGACACAGTTTATCTCTGagattttgtcatattttattaaaaaaaatgtaaactatagtgaataaactgtattaatgaatgaaatgttcaaggtgtctgaagaAATTTTGGCTtgactgtaatatatatatatatatatatatataacttttttttttttcagttctacctaatattttttttttttacccaatcTATTAATTTACATGATTTTTCCAGGTCTAGAAATCTGATTCTTCAAAGAAATTGATCTGATTcttcaaagaaaataaaaacagttgttGAGTTGTTGTATTAAAATAAGTAAtatcttgatttttagttgcTCTAgctgattttaatattttaagaagTGTGTCGAGGCCTAGTGGGAGAACGACTGTTCTAGGGGGCtgcaaaattacaatatttaatatgtacataaaaatattattacaaaacaaaaaaatgacaaaagtaacactattattaatatattgacAGCCCTAGATTTGCAAGCACTTTTGCTATAATTTCAAGCAGAAGAGCAAATATGGGAGACTTAGAAGGGTTAAAAAACACACTTCTCCATATGTTCTGATTATTACCACGACTAACCAGCAGAGGGCGCAGTGTATAATATCTGCTGTGCTTTCAGACCGAGCTGCTGACCCAGACTCTGGAGCACATCCAGCTCTGTAAAGAGATCTGGACGACCATCAAAGCATCAGGTGTcacatttactatttttattcttttaaaaatgcagaattaatttattccagtttttcctgaataacaaGGATCGTAAGAATTTTGGTACTTTCTTTCCTCATTTAGGCACTTCCCCTAAAGACAAAACAGACACATTATTGCTGCTCTATGAGTTTGAAGCCCGGGCCAAATTAAATGATGCCAAGCTTGAATCTGTCCTTGAATCAATTTTGGAGCTGGATCACATTGAGACCAAGCTGTTAGAAATGATCGCAGGTCAGCTTCTTGAACCATAATCTGAAATTCaaaacctttcaaaagtttggggtcactaagttttttttttttttttttaaagaaattaatacttgtattcagcaaggatacgttaaattgatcaaacttttattatgatataaaagatttctatttcaaataaatgctgttttacaTTGATAATACAAATACAATATCTTTCtcgagcaccaaatcagcatattagaatgatttttaaaggatcatgtgacactgaagactggagtaatgatgctgaaaattcagctttgccatcacaggaataaattacatcttaaaatatattctaatagaaaacagttcttttaaattgtaatatcatttcacaatactactgttttactgtatttttgatcaaataaatgcagccttggttataccaaccccaaactttggaACGGTAGAGTACAAAAGGACAATATAAGCTCTGATGGTCCTGTACTTTGTGTCTACAGTCCTGGCGATGGAACCACCAGCCCATTTCCCCGTTCTGTGTAAGAAGGCACTGAGGATCGCCCTGTCTCTACACAGAAAACAACCACAGGCCGACCTCACACGCTGCAGGTCAGACTAGCGGAGCGTTTGATACTTACACAATGATGTTACCACACTGATAGAGAACAAAAGACATCAAATTGTTCCTCATTTGACAGACAGCTtacacatatgtgtgtgtgtcacagtAACTGTTTACACAGCCTGATTCAGCTGACCCTGCCAAGCGGTGTGTCCGAGGTGCAGCCCTGCGTGTTGGAGGAAGTGTGGAGCTACTATGAGCAAGCTCTTTCCATCATAGCCTCCGCAGTGAGTTGGTTACGTTGACTCAGCAGCCGTCACATTCGCCCCGCAATTATCCCCATCTTTGAAAGAATCTCCTGTTTCTGTCAATGGGCTTTTAGTTATGCCTCAGTTAGCAGATGCTCCATTCAACAGCCTCTTCCTGCCAATTTGGATGCTAATTTGAAAATCTCGCCTGTATCCTTTATCTTGGACTAGCGTTCCAGAAAAATTGCCTAAGCATCAGGGTGGACTTCTAAATTTGTGACCTTCACGACACACTCGATATAAAATTGAAGCtattattataatgtttaaACTTAAGTATCTAATTCCTCCATCTGAACTGTCACAAACGGATGTCTTATCTTCTCGCACAGCCCGAGGACTTTCCAGAGCTGGAGATCCTGTGGTTGCTGACCCGAGCGTGGAATACGGGAATCCTGCTGTACAGTCTGGCCCAGTACCCTGAGGCCGAGAGGTGGTGCGGGCTGGGAATGAGCTTCCTGCGGCACCTGGGCTCCTTGCAGGACAGCTATCAGACTCAGGTAACACAGCAGGAGGCGAATGTTGCCTCCCTACAGCTGTTTGAGCACTCGACCCAAGGCAACGgatgtcattttcattttcttctTGCCTGAAGTCAGGTGTGCAAGCTGGGTTTTTTTGTCACCTCAGTTGGAGGTTTAATTAGAGCAGCAGGGGTAGTTACAGCTATGTAGGTAGGTAGTTAAAGCAGCATACAATAGGGAGGTTTAGTTCAGCTATTACAGTTTAAACGTGTCATTTGGCAATAATTAATTCAGCATCCGAGTTCCAGGAATTCACAAGAtaatattcattaaaaacatttcgCTCATGTTGTTTGGTAAAAGAAAACGCAGCAAGGTGTGaataaaatacatgaaatgTGACTCCCCAGATGGCGGGTCTGTACAGTGAGGTGTTGGACAGGCTGGATAAAGCAAAGAAGAATCTCATTATTGAGGAATGAATGATGGCAGGTTCAGTCGCAGATGGAGATCTCAGGTCTAACGGCACGTGTTTAATATGTAGTGTGAATTTCTGTGCAAGCTAAGAGATCCAAGGGTTTGTTCGTAcagttatgatttttttttaaaaaatagaatTTCTTGTATTCATTTaatctgaaatatattttttggcagtattattttattacctGTCATCCGGTTATCTGTTTGAGTTGTCCTTGGTTGACTAGTTCAAGTCAAAAACATCTGCATTGCgatacaaaacaaataaaaaatgcatgcattGAAATCGTAACAGAGTCACATAGTTTATTTCCAAACAAATAAACTCTTGTCCAgtccaaaaaagaaaagaaaacaaaagaaaacaaaaatgaataattgGTAGGACTGTGTTCCCTCCTGACCAGGATATAAAAGAGCGGTTTTCCTTGTGTCCTGATAGGTTGAACCACCTGTAATCATGGGGAGGACACTACTATACAATCAAAGGGTTCATATTTGCAAGCACTTACTGCACAGGTGTGCCGTCACATCAAAAACTCATAATCACTCAAAAAGACAAACCAGACCCCTTCCCTCCCCATTTCACGCTCACGCCTGCCGGAGCAGAGACCCTCATTAGTactccagagctgctctgattCAATCCACTTCATTAGAAATATAGTACAATGAAATCAAATTCTTTGGGCTTCACCAACACGGCTGACCAGCATCAATGGTGCGAACGGTCAGCTGCTTTCCCGCTAGTCACCTTGGAGGACCAGATCTATGCTAAATGAGTAATTTATGCTCCTGGTATACTTTAATATCACTCTACGGGTTGCTGTCTGCatgtctttttatatatatttttacatttgtttttcatCTATACACTCAGACAAGTTCCACAAGATATCACAAGTAGACAGGCCGTATTGTAGGGAAGCTGGTTCCCGactcactaaaaaaaaaaaaaaaaaatgttctgataGGCAGCTGTAGATATTTTTTTCTATCGAGAAATACCAACGTTACGGCACATTTGTATGGAAATTAATCTCAGAATAAATTCAAAGTTTACTTACCTGACATTTGTGATTTATAAAACATGTTTGTCCCAGTTGTAATCACACATGCATGAAGCACAAGTGAGGGGGGATATTTACACTTTACAGCTATCATACCCATTAAAACAGTCTGTAAGCAGTTTATAAATGGCTCTGTTCCCTTCGATTATTCCCTGAACTCTGGTTTTGACACAGGTATGACAGCTGATTTCGCAGAGACGCTTGGCAGGTGAGCACACCTGTTTAGAAAATGCCTGCGGGGCAGGGGGTGAGAGTGGGCCCAGGAACATCCCTCGCTTTCCGCGGGATCCAGACTCCTCaatacagaaagaaagaatggcCTTCTTGAGGGAGCAAAGAGATCGAAGGAAGTACTGTACTTCTGTATCCTTGAGCACCATTCCGTTTCATCCCGATCCCGCTATCTCCGGCTGAACCCAAGGGCAACCACAGACATAGTGCTTACaaagtatttcaaataaaaaaggaCTAAATATTTAGAATACACAAGTATAATATATCAGCATGTCTGGGTATTCAGTTAGAGGAGAGGAAATCATCCCTTTGAGTTCTACTCGATCACAACATGATGCGGCCCTTTtgtcgccttaaaaaaaaaatagttatcCATCAGATTCCTGAGCTCGCCAAGCTCGCCCCAGCACAAGGCTCAACACAGTGGAGTAAACATCAGCCCGgaaataaagaagaaaaaaaatggtttaaaagctGTCATAGCAAAGAACAGATTTAATCAAACCATCGTCGAGTTCTGGGGAAAACGGTCAATTTCAGGCTCCACTAACGCTTTAATATCAAGAAGGACATCCAATACAATTATTGTCTTGATTCTACCCGTTTTAAGGCTGCGATCCAGGGCAGCTAACAGGACAGTACCTTGTTACCGTTCAGTCTGAAGAGAATATAGTCATGGTAGGCAGAGGAAGTGCAAATGGGCTGTCTGCTTTTTCAACAACTCCAATGGTGGCCAAAATTGGATTTTGCTTAAGACAAACAAAAGATTCGCAAAAAAGGATTTCACAGAGGTAAGACACTTAAGTCTATTGCACTCACAAGTTAGGCCTCCAATAAGATGATGGGAAACTCACAAATAGCACTAAAATCGAGTCTCCCGCTAAGCACTGATAGGTTGAATAGTGTCATTCCCCCCAACGATTGACAGGAATTTTACAGAAGCGTTTATTCATCGTAAGGCAGTTTGGTGCTCTGCAGAGAGCCCAGTTACACCTCTCTACCCCCATCTTTAATACAGAGCAGCTAAAAccacaagaaagaaagaacacaaAAACCCAAAGACAAGTAAATGAAATCTAACAGCCCTCCAAGTAGACAATTCTAGTGAAGTGTAAAATGTGTACCGTATCATTTCGTAGTATGTAATAAAATCTCTCCGTATGATTTTGATTTTCCGCGTGATGTCTGTAATATAAACGTATAGACTCAAACCCCGTTTTCCATTTTGTTCTGTCTCCGACCGTGTCGCCATACGAACGGCCAGGCAGCCGATCGAATAATGCGAGCTGGTTTGTGAGTACTGAAGATCGCCATCAGTTTTGAAGTTTCTCCGCTTAGAAACAGGAGCAGTGACGGTACCATCAGCAGGCTTGATTTGTATCTAGTCCTCGTAGAAAACCTCGCACAGCATTCGCACAGTCTTTTTCAATGAAACCGAATGAACATATACAAGGTTTCCGCTCGTGTCTCCATCTCCGACTCCCCGGCTCCCCGTTCTCGCTTCGGTAAGACattctcatcatcatcatcgagTCCGTCCGAAACTTGAAAGGATTCGCTCAGGTTTcccttttttgttttacatgACAAAAAATTTCTTTAGGAATGGCATTTCCAATCTTGAATGGAATTGCTGAGAAACTCATGCAGGGGTGTGCACAGTCACAGTAATGGTGATAAGACGTTTTTCATTTGAGGGTAACATAATGATGACACTAAAACTTGATATGAAACATATCAGTGAAAGGGAAGGAAAGGTGTCGGGTGGAAGTGGGCGTAGGGGTCAGGCGGGGGGGCTCCGTGGAGTCGGCGAGCTCAGAGCTTCTCTGCGGATGGGATCCAGATGTAAGGGCCTGACTGCTCCTCTATGATCAGCTTGATTTTATTATAGATCTCATCTAGTGAGTCACCCTGGACTATGgctgtagagagagagagagagagagagcaataATCATACTACTGTACACATAACTGTTGTTAAACAGTAACAGAGCGGCTGGACTAAAAGATTTTCTTCTGAATACAGTTAAGAGAAATCACAtgatggtggtggtggtggggagaaaaaaataaatacctgtGAAATACTCTCCAAACTCTTGTTCAAGCTTCATTGCCTTATCAAAGACTTTATTGGCTTGCTCATATGTCTGCCTCTTATTCATTTCCCTGTTAAACACAAAGAAGTGCATTACTTATTTCCCAATGCACAAGCACATACTGCAGTTCAGAATGATGAAAAAAATGACAGTTATGATATACTGTATACAATAAGACAAAATAATGataaactaccattcaaaatttttttcttttttaaagtctCATGTTCTCCAAGGGTGTATCTacttaatcaaaaatacagtaaaaactgtaatattgtgaaatattatcacaatttaaaataactttctatttaaacatgttttaaaatgtaatctattcctgtaatggcaaagctgaattttcagcatcattactccagtcttcagtcacatgatccttcagaaatcattctaatattctgatttgctgctcaagaaacatttcttatattattatcaatgttgaaaacagttggcctgtttttttaggattctttgatgaatggaaagtaaaaaaaaaaaaaaaaaaaaagggggggaaaTAGGGAAtgcactaaaatgaaaattgtgggccaaaactgaaaattcaggaTACACTTGTCCAAAGAccgaaaatatattttttgtacaaACACTAAAATTTAACACAAATTTAAATTTCACACAAGGCAGTTTTTATATcaactttttattaatatgtttctactccaatttggtggtgaaatataaacacttaaacAGTGGCTGTAATAATTTGCTTTCAAGAccgatttattcaaacatgcatgaAATAAATAAGACATCACAACATGCTGCTCTCTGGAGTTATTTTTTTCTAGCAAACTAAAGAGATTGGATTTTGAGAACATTGAGGTATGTTTACTtgacaatgatgtactaaaagtggaaatgtttttcctttgtgttcgTCCATCGCATAACATCGTTTTCAACCAAGAATGGAAAACTTtttgtgtaaacagcccctgaATGGTTTCTTGAGGTAAATGTAATtggaaacaaaaataaaatttaactaTAATGTCCTCAGTTcttatgatttatgggaatTATAAAAAAGGAGCaagtggatttttaccattataggctggttgtttacacacactgcagacacacatcagtgttCAAAATGAATTTTGCCTAATAGgccccctttaaaaaaaaaaaaacatttccttaCTTATCcttaacttttgaatggtagcaaATACATATACTTTACAAAATCTTACACTTACATTAGGGCCTCCACAGATTTTGGCTTGATGAAAATGGCGATTGGATAGAGCTGTGCTTGCTGCAGTCGCTTTATGGCATTCCCAGACACATCCAGGATACAGTGTTTCCCCTACAAGAAGATTAAAGAAACCCTTTCATCCTGTGTCACACTTTCACTGCACACAATAATTGCCACAGGGAAAATATTTTAGGATTAAACAGGAGTTTAGATCCTCTGGCATGTTTACACTAGGGAGTCACTGACCCTTTCAGCCACTGCCCGAACAGACAGGATGCTGGTCCCATACAGATTCTCATTGAACTGGCCGGCCTCGATAAATTTGTTGTCCTGAATATCCTTCTCCATTTGCTCCCTTGAAGCCACAAAGTGGTAGTCCTGCCCGTCCATCTCATTCTCTCGCCGAGGACGAGTTGTATCTGAGGAATCATGCATTTTACAAGTATTGCCAAAACATTTCATGATAAAGTTGTTTTGCATGTAGCCAGCATGgccctttttttaaattattattacactCACGTGGAACGCAGGATCCAAATTTGTGAGGAAACTCCGAGATCAAGTCATCGTTTACTCTGTCCTTCATTGGACCCAGGATAATCACAGGCCTTGTGTAATGGACTGAAAGGAAAGCCAAATCAATGTTGGTCAAAAATTTCCAGCCTGGAGAATTATTCCTTGGCTTTATGGACAATGTCATGGAAAGCAGGATTTTCCCttctatttttaaatacaagTGTTCTATGTACATATAAGCTTTCTTCCACAGTCCATCTAGATAATTTGTGAAAACTAAACTGCAAACACGAGTCAGAAATCAATCACATTAACAGATGACATACACATTTGCATATCGCCTACCACCTACTGCTTGACCCACCCTAATGAAAGACGGCACACAGACTTCTCGTTACTGCCACAACAAAACCCCTTAgtatatttacatatacatcaatttcaatttttctg includes the following:
- the tex11 gene encoding testis-expressed protein 11, which codes for MEQFAVDVKNLSEELLHRRSDSHSDEVIESLFKEILTLDGAAKLQDSQLEEIAIQLWNWAVTKRVGSTITEEQKAKVRHVACSLLYSCEPENPSENIVRKQILMASKTGRTWLDCKQPKLADVFLSMAVNSLETLYSRLTSHGDCAEDINTPKGDIEKDLLRVLSYQAESAVSQEQHQEAVSCIQRCKEMLLRVPKETGYLSLICYNFGVDTCSQGKHEESTFWLSQSYDIGKMNVKYSPGSEMQAKVLRLLATVYLEWDCQKHLEKAIHAVSLANKEHMQLSGLYLKIRILVKSSSPDDAVKSGLSELLDCEVPLEVCLSTVKLLVDENREALAFDFLKRVCQHFESSPELGSALLMHIELLLQRDKELLAKQKIEDAINGHYTGKQLTPQTQSSLHILLWDRAFKNFEAKNYSEALQWYNYSLSFYKAGELDPNLAKLQRNRSSCFLQLQQLDKAKEAVEEATRIDPNNIFTQFNIYKIAVLMNNAEKAAVALREIGALAQTPVTSEDRLLVTENAAANLLSLAVQIALEHEQQETAIKALESLCEHSQDVAQILTALRCLVRLVLSTMENTSEENRNANLDTLLSYLRTALQKVSQISRNQGGQGAEEANWFRRIAWNSALQCEHSPMRMRDFFLLSFQLSQLCVPDRAVLMGQKTCLLMAVAASLEICRSSDHTEQQTELLTQTLEHIQLCKEIWTTIKASGTSPKDKTDTLLLLYEFEARAKLNDAKLESVLESILELDHIETKLLEMIAVLAMEPPAHFPVLCKKALRIALSLHRKQPQADLTRCSNCLHSLIQLTLPSGVSEVQPCVLEEVWSYYEQALSIIASAPEDFPELEILWLLTRAWNTGILLYSLAQYPEAERWCGLGMSFLRHLGSLQDSYQTQMAGLYSEVLDRLDKAKKNLIIEE
- the dlg3 gene encoding disks large homolog 3 isoform X7; this encodes MMNSSMSSGSGSLRTSEKRSLYVRALFDYDRTRDSCLPSQGLSFSYGDILHVINASDDEWWQARLVTPHGESEQIGVIPSKKRVEKKERARLKTVKFHARTGMIESNREIFGRMNDIRPVKVKRKKSFNLSRKFPFYKSKENIVQELVETEQCLTSNTSDSESSSKGQEDTILSYEPVIRQEIHYTRPVIILGPMKDRVNDDLISEFPHKFGSCVPHTTRPRRENEMDGQDYHFVASREQMEKDIQDNKFIEAGQFNENLYGTSILSVRAVAERGKHCILDVSGNAIKRLQQAQLYPIAIFIKPKSVEALMEMNKRQTYEQANKVFDKAMKLEQEFGEYFTAIVQGDSLDEIYNKIKLIIEEQSGPYIWIPSAEKL